The Syntrophobacterales bacterium DNA window AACGGGCGTTTCTTATAACAACCTTTCCCTCGTTTGTAAACAATAATCCGTTGCGCGCCGAACGGGTCGGCATAACGCAATCGAACATGTCGATCCCCTGGGAAACACCCTCCACGAGATCCTCGGGAGTGCCTACTCCCATAAGATAGCGGGGCGCTTCCGGCGGCAGCAGGGGGGTCGTTGCGGCGAGGGTTTCCAGCATTAGCTCTTTCGGCTCGCCCACGCTGAGACCGCCTATGGCATAGCCGTCGAAACCGATATTCCGCATGTCATCAACTGCCTGGCGGCGGAGGTCCGGGTAAAAGCCCCCCTGGACAATCCCGAAGAGGGCCTGCTTGGGATTTTTCTTTGCTTCCCGGCAACGTTTTGCCCATTGGGCGGTGCGGCGTAGCGCCTCCTCCGCCTTTTTTCTGTCTGCCGGATAGGCAATACATTCGTCGAGGCACATCATGATGTCGCTGCCGAGCGCTTCCTGAATCTCAACCGCCTTTTCCGGGCTCAGAAAATGTTTTGAACCGTCGATGTGCGACTGAAAAACCGCCCCGTCGTCGTTTGTTTTGCGCAGGGCGCCGAGGCTGTAAACCTGAAAGCCGCCGCTATCGGTCAGGATTGGCCCCTGCCAGTTCATGAACTTGTGGAGACCGCCCAGGGTTGCGATCAATTCATGGCCGGGCCGCAAATAGAGATGGTAGGTGTTGCCGAGGATGATATCCGCCCCCAGCGCGCGGACCTGTTCCGGCAAGAGCCCCTTAACCGTGCCCTGGGTTCCCACCGGCATGAAGGCGGGGGTTCTTATTTCGCCGCGAGGGGTGCTGATCTTGCCGAGTCGGGCCCCGCACCCGGGGTCTGTGGTTATCGTTTCAAATATCATATGATAAGCATGCAATCGCCGTAGCTGTAAAAACGAAACCTGTTTTCAACGGCCAGGCGGTAAGCCTCCAGTATCAGCTCCCTGCCGGCGAAGGCGCATGCCAGTAAAAAAAGAGACGATTTCGGGAGGTGAAAATTGGTTAAAAGGGCATCGACGCGCCGGAATTTGTAACCAGGGTAAATGTAGAGAAGGGTGGAGCCGTTTAGGGGTTTTACCCGGCCGTTCTTATCGGCGGTGGACTCGAGAACCCTGGTCGAGGTGGTTCCCACGGCGATCACCCGTTTGGCGCCGTTGATCATTGCGGCTGTCTCAGCCGATATTGAAAAATATTCCTCTTCCATTACGTGGTCTTCCACGTTTTCGGCTTCAATCGGGACAAAAGTCCCGTAGCCGACGTGCAGGGTAATGGGGGCGATTTTCACCTCGCGTCTGTTCAGAGCCGCAATAACTTCGCTGGTAAAGTGGAGGCCTGCCGTCGGCGCCGCCACGGAACCCGGTTCTTTGGCATAGATGGTCTGATAGCGTTCCAAGTCTTCCTGTGAGCGAGTTCCCCCCCTCTTTCGCTTTATGTAGGGAGGCAAGGGCGCCCGGCCGCAGCAAAGAAGAAAATCGTCGAAAGGCATGTCCGTGGTGAATTCCATAAGCCATTGTTTTTCGGAGAGGCGCTGTAATATTCGTGCGGAACACCCCTCTGTTAGAAAGAACGTCATTGCCGGCGCCACCCTTTTGGCGGGACGCAGCATTGCCTTCCAGACCTCTTTTTTACCCTCCGACTTATCCTTTGCCAACAAAAGGATTTCAATGAGCGCCCCTGTTTCCTTCCTGCCGGTCAAGCGGGCCGGGAAAACCCGGGAGTCATTGATTGCCAGAGCGTCGCCTGCGCCAAAATAATCCGGAAGATTCCGAAATTCGCGGAATTCAATTTCTTTTGTTGTTCTGTTTACAACCATCATCCGGGATTGATCGCGAACCGCCGCAGGTTGCTGGGCGATGAGCTCTTCCGGCAGGTCATACGAGAATTCTTCAAGTTTCATCTAAATCGGCGCCGCCTGTTTGCAAAGTTGCGGGAGATAAACAGAAACCTGAGCGAAAGTCAATGAAATAAAAGGGAAGCCGCGATAATTTTGTTCTACCCGGGAGGGGGTGAAGTTATGCGGGGTCCACCGCCTACGAGCATTCAAAATATAATGCGGCGCCTGTGTCCATATTTCTCATCCTTTCTAACGGGCGAACTCGGAAGCGAGGGGCGTGCAAATGACTTTGCCCTTCTTTTGGCCACTGAGGTTGCTCGAGAAAGAAAATTAATCTGGCTCCCTTTATTAGAAAAAAGTTCTTGACAGTTCCGAAGGGTTGCTGTTAGACACTCTCCGCGCATATCTACAATAACAATCATTCATTGGTTCGCAGAACTGCCTTATCTGCAATGTTAATTTGTAGGTTTTTGAAAAATATTTCAGCAGCAGAAACAGCTTTCGATAGTTATTGCCCTTGGCCGGCCTTGCAGTTGCTTGACGATTATTTATATGACTTCTTCGGTCGGATGAATACTGTCATTTTTGAGGTGTCTCTCTATGGATATGAAACGCGATTACTATGAAGACGTTCAGCTCTTCAAGAGCGGGGTAGTGCTCTTCTGGACATCCGCCCTGCTGATCCTTCTTTTCACCTTTCCCCTTTATGCCCCCAATTATTACATATACCTGCTGAATATCATCATGGTGCACATGATCCTGGCCGTGGGTCTGAATATACTTGCTGGCTCGACCGGGCAGATATCCCTCGGTCACGCCGGTTTTTTTGCGATCGGGGCCTACGGAACCGCCATGCTTATGTCAACTTTTCATATCCCGTTTCTGCTGGCAATTGTCATTGCCGCGTTCGTCGCCGCCTTTTTTGGTTTTATTCTGGGGCTGCCGGCCCTGCGGCTGGAGGGCCCCTATCTGGCGATCGCCTCGCTTGGTTTCGGGCTGACGATAATGCATATCATCGGCGCCATGGAAATATTCGGCGGCCGCATGGGAATGAAGACGCCGCCCCTCGATCTGGGAATAGAGCAGATCGGCCTCAGTCTGCCGGTGACGAATGACCTGCAGAAATATTACCTGATTCTTGTGATCGCGATTATTATGGTGGTCGGCGCGGTCAATATCCTGAAAACACGGGTTGGTCGCTCCTTTGTGGCGATCCGCGACAGCGATATCGCGGCGGAGGTGATCGGGGTAAATCTGACCATCTACAAAACACTGGCCTTTGCGGTCAGCGCCTTTTATGCCGGCATTGCGGGCGGCCTTTTTGGTTTTATCCTGGGATTCTTTGATCCCTTTACCTTCAACATGATTTTATCGATCATGTTTTTGGTGATGGTTGTCGTCGGCGGCCTCGGCACTGTCTCGGGGAGCATCATGGGGGCGACGCTTATCACCTATCTGCAGTACGACCTGTTTAAAAACATCGCCGAGGTTCCCTATTTCGGGAAGTTCATGCTCTACATTTCCGATAAGTGGTTCACGACCGTAGGTCTCGAAAATTTCAGCAGCATGGCCATTGGGCTTATTATGATCGGAATCATCATCTTCGAGCCGCTGGGAATGTTCGGCGTCTGGATCCGTTTTAAAAAATACTGGATGACTTGGCCGTTTTAGAGATGGATATTTGGCAACTGCTCAGGTGGATAGTCTGTTAGGATACTTTGATAAAAGCGGTTTTATCGGCTATGGCTCGAAACTTTTAGAGACTTTAAGCGAAGCTTGCCGTTCATGAAAAATGGTGGGGATCATTGATTCGTTCCTTGGTAGGGGTGTCGCGAATCTCCCCTGCTTTAGCATAATTCGGGAAGGTGATAAAATGCCCTTTGGTCAGCTTTTTGTGGAAGGATTGGCAATTGGCGCTTGTTATGGTCTCTTTGCCACGGCGGTGGTAATAATTTACAAGACGTCAGAGGTGGTTAACTTTGCCCAGGGGGAGATGGCGATGTTTTCCACCTTTGTTGCCTTTCATATCCTTAATTTTTATGGATACCCTTTTTGGATGGCCTTCCTGATCACGATGCTGTTTTCAATCGTGATGGGGGTTCTTATAGAGTTTCTCTTCCTGCGTCCCGCCAAGCATCCGACTATCCTGGGAATGATTGTCATTACGCTGGGGGCGGAGATGTTTCTTATGGGACTGGCAAGCTGGAAATGGGGCGCCGAGCAGCAGTTCTTTTCCCTCCCCGTGAATCCCTCGGTTACCTACGAACCAGTAAAGGGGATGATTATCAACAATTGGGCAATCGCCATACTTGCTGTTACCGCCTTCATCATGCTTTTTCTTTTTGTTTTCTTTAAATATACCCGCCTGGGAACGGCGATGCGGGCGACGCAGCAGAATAAAAACGCCGCAAAAATCATGGGGATAAGAACCGAAAGGATGTTCTCCTTCGCCTGGGGGTTCAGCTCCCTGATTGGCGCGATTGCGGGAATGTTTTTTGCCTCCCGGGCAACGCTCGATCCTGCCTTCATGATGGAGCCGTTTCTGCGCGCCTTTGCCGCCGCTGTTCTCGGGGGGCTCATGAGCATCCCGGGGGTGATCATCGGCGGCGGGCTGATGGGGCTAATTGAGAACTATTTCGGGTATTTCTGGCCGGAATGGAAACCGATCATCGCCTTTATAGTCATAGTTCTTGTGCTGTGCGTACGTCCGAGCGGGCTTTTCGCCAAGCATTACATAAAAAAGGTTTAGCCTTTTTTAATCATTCGTTGCGCCCGCTGCGGGCAGGGGAGTTAAGATAAAGGAGTGTCGTTGTTTTTTGCAGGACGGAAGTGTGGATAAAGTGAGCCGGCTAACGGAAAATCCCAAACGTTCAAAAAAGGAGGTCACAATCATGGGCAGCAAGAAATTTTTTGTCACAATGGTAGCGTTAGTGGCGCTATTGTCGCTTACGGCTTTGTCATCGGCGGCAAATCCCCCGGGGTTTGACGATAACGAGATCCGCATCGGTCAGTGGGGGCCGCAGACCGGGCCGGCGGCGCCTTGGGGGTCGGTGGCGAGGGGCAGCAAGCTGCTTTTTGATATCGTCAATGAAGAGGGCGGCATTAATGGCAGGAAGATCAAATATTTCATCCGGGATGACATGTACAATCCCGCCCAGACATCGGCGGTGGTCAAGGAACTGGTCGAGCGCCAGGGGGTCTTTGCCTTTGTCGGCGGCGTTGGCGCTGCCTGCGGCATGGCCGTCAAGGATTATCTTTCCAAAAACAAGATTGTATGGGTTGGTCCTTCCGCAGCCGATGACAACTTCATCGAGCCGCTTGATCCGTATTTGTTTGCCGTTTACCCTCTCTACAACGATGAGGGGAGCATCCTTGCGAAATACATCGTCGAAAAACTCAAATCCACAAAGATAGCGATGCTCTATCAGAATGACGCCTACGGAAAAGATGGCCTGGAGGGGGCAAAGAAACGATTGGCTACTTACAAAATGCAGTTTGTAGCGGAAATTCCCGTGGAGCCGACCGAGAAGGATTTGGGCTCCCAGATCCTCCGTCTGAAAAATTCAGGGGCTGAAACAGTGATGATGTTTGTTGGTCCCACTACCGCCGTTATTGCCCTGAAGACGAGTGCGAATGTCGGCTTCAAGCCTCAGTGGGTTTCTTCGAACACACTTTCCGATTACCCGCTTATGTTCAAGATTACCGGCGGATTATGGGAAGGGGTTATAACTGGCGCTTTTGGAGAGATTCCCAGCTCGACCACCAACAAATACATGGTCAAATACCGTGAGGCGGCCAAAAGGTTTGCCCCACAGGAGCGCTGGGGAACCTTTTATCTGGCGGGACTGCTCTTTGCCGACCCCATTGTCGATGCGCTCAAGAGGGCCGGGAGAAACCTGAGTACAGAGTCGCTGTTAAAGGCGTTAAACTCGGTCAAGGGGCATCAGACGATTGGTCCTCCGGTCACCTGGACCGAAAAACAGCATCAGGGGACTGATTCGGTAATGATTCAGAAATGCGGTCCGAATGGCAGCTATATTGACCTGCAGGGCTGGACCAAGAACGATCTGGCGACCTGGAACAAATAACGGCATATTGCGGCAGCTTCCGGACAATTTGCAGACGTTCGGAAGCTGCCTGCTTTGTACTGGAATCGCCTTTAGTCTCCCGACCCCGAATTCAAGGAATGGAATTTTCGGAAATGGATCATTTTAAGGTTGAAAATTTAAGCATCAGCTTTGGCGGCCTGAAGGCGGTCAATGATATCAGCTTCAGCGTCGAAAAGAATTCCATCTTTTCCATAATCGGACCGAACGGCTCCGGCAAGACTACCATTTTCAACATGATCAGCGGAATATACAAGCCCAGCCACGGCAGTATTATCTGCAATGGGGAAAATCTGGTAGGGTTTTCCCCGGATCACATCGCCCGCAAAGGGGTTGCCCGAACCTTTCAGAATATCGAGCTTTTTGGCAAGGCGACGGTAATGGACAACCTGATGCTGGGCAGGCATTTGCACATGAAGACCGGTGTTTTTGCCGGCGCCTTTCTTTGGGGCAGGGGATCATTTGCCGCAAAAGAGGAGATAGCCAACCGGAAAATAGTGGAAAAGATAATAGATTTTCTTGACCTTCAGTCTGTTCGCAACAGCTATGTGGGAAACCTGCCCTATGGGAAGCGCAAGCTGGTCGAACTGGGACGGGCGCTAGCGCTGGAGCCGCAAGTCCTTCTGCTCGATGAACCATCCGCCGGGATGAACACCGAGGAGAAGGAAGACCTGAATATCTGGATCAAGGACATTCAGGCGGACTATGACGTTACGATCCTGCTTATTGAACACGATATGAAGATGATCATGGGCATCTCCGACCGGATACTTGCGGTGAATCAGGGGCAGAAGATTGTTGAGGGGACTGCGGCAGTCGTGCAGAGCCACCCGGAGGTTATCAAAGCCTATCTTGGGGAGGAGCACTGATGCTGAAAGTAAACAATATCGAAACCTGGTACGATTTGATCAGGGCCCTCCACGGCATCTCTTTTGAGATAAAACAGGGCGATATCGTGGCCCTGCTTGGTTCAAATGGCGCCGGCAAGACAACCACGCTCAAGACGATCATGCGGCTTCTCTATGATTTAAAAGAAGAGCAGCCGGAAAAGGGGACCATTGAATTTCTCGGCGAGCGCATCGATCGCAAAAATACCGATGAAATCGTTCGCATGGGGATAAGCTATGTACCGGAAGGAAGAGAGGTTTTCCCGGAACTTTCCGTGATCGAAAATATCCGGATGGGCGCCTATACCAGAAGGGACAGAAAAGAAATCAATGACGATATAGAACGTATATTCGAATACTTTCCGATCCTGAAAAAACGGCACGATCAGGAGGCCGGACATCTCAGCGGCGGCGAGCAGCAGATGCTGGCCATCGGGCGGGCTCTGATGAGCCGTCCCAAATTGCTGATGCTCGATGAACCTTCCCTGGGTCTGTCGCCGCTGCTGACGCAGGAGATCTTCACGATCATCGCCGACATCAACAAGCAAGACGGGGTCACGATTCTGCTGGTCGAGCAGAATGTCAATATGGCGTTGAAGTATTCCAATTTCGCGTTTCTTATGGAAAACGGCCGGATTGTCCGCGCCGACAAGCCGGAGGTCTTGCGGGAAGATGAGGACGTCAAAGAGTTTTATCTGGGAATCGCCAAAGAGGTTTCGGTGAAGGGCTACAAGCGGTATCGCCGCAAGGTCCGTTTCCGGTAAAACAAAAGAGCAGCTTGAATAAAATATTATGCCAATAGGGAGAAAAGCGGCATGCTTATAGATACACTGCCCAAGGCCTTGATTAACATGACGGGTTTGCAGCCGGAAAGGGTGGCCTTGAGATATAAGGACCTCGGCATCTGGAAGGATGTTCACTGGTCGGAATATCTGCAAAAGGTCAAATATGTGGCCCTGGGGCTGCACGAACTGGGCGTGCGCAAGGGCGATCATGTATCGATCATCGGTGAAAACAAACCGGAGTGGCTCTACTGCGCCTTCGGGGCAATGTCCGCGGGGGCCACTTTTGTCGGCGTCTATACGACCAATCCCGTCAAAGAGTGTGAATATGTAGTCGGCCATTCCGAGTCGGTTATCTATCTCTGCGAAGACGAAGAACAATTGGACAAGGCCCTCACCTTTCGCCAGAATACCCCCGCCCTGAAAAAGATGATCGTCTGGGACACGGAAGGATTGCGCGATTTTCATGACCCGATGGTGATGAGTTTTGACGATTTGCTGGCGCTCGGAGAAAAGATCGACAAAAAGATGCCGAAACTTTTCGATGAGCTGGTCGCTCTGGGAAAAGGGGAGGATATTGCAGGCATTATCTATACTTCGGGAACAACTGGTCCGCCCAAGGGGGCCATGCTCTCGCATGAGGGGTATCTTTGGGTAGGCCAGAAAGCCACCATCGTTACCCAGGGCAGCCCGGATGATGAAACTATATCATTTCTTCCATTAAATCACGTATATGAACAGATTTTTGATATGATGGTGCACATGACGGTCGGCCACACCGTAAACTTTACCGAAAACACCGACACGGTTATGGCGGACATGAAGGATGTCTCGCCGACGTTGTTTCATGCGGTGCCGAGGATTTGGGAAAAATATTACTCCGGCATTGTCCTGAAGATGAAGGATGCCACGCCTTTTAAAAAACTCGTTTACAAGACATCGATCATGATCGGGGAACGTTACAATAACCAAAAACTGTCGGGCAGTCCGGTTTCTTTGTGGTTGGCAATTGTCTATCAGATCGCGTATTTTGTAACCTTCCGCAAGCTCAAGGAGCGTCTGGGGTTTGACCGTGTGAAAATCGGTTTTTCCGGGGCCGCGCCTATTTCAGCCAGTATCTTGAAATATTTTCAGAGCATAGGAATTCCAATCCGCGAAGGTTACGGGATGACGGAGACCACCGGCATTACCCACATGTCTGAAGAAAAGAACTTCAAGATAGGAACGGTCGGCAGGGCTCTTCCGGAAACAGAGGTCATTATTGCCGAGGATGGAGAGATTCTTGTGCGCCACAAGGGGATCTTCAAGGGTTATTACCGCGATGAGGAGACAACCCGCGAGGCCCTGCAGGACGGCTGGATGCATACCGGCGATGTCGGGGTGATCGACGAGGATGGTTTTCTGAAAATCACCGATCGTAAGAAGGATTTGATCATCACCGCCGGCGGCAAGAATATCGCCCCGCAGTTTATAGAAAATCTACTGAAGTTCTCCCCCTACATCAACGATGCGGTGATAATCGGCGACAAGCGCAAGTTTGTCAGCGCCATCATCGTCATCGATGAGGAAAACGTGGTCAAATACGCCCAGGATATGAAGGTTCAATTTACCACGTTTGCCAGTCTCACCCAGACGGCGGAGGTGATAAATCTTATTCAGGAAGAGATAAACAAGGTCAATGATCAGGTGGCGCGCGTCGAAAACATCCGTAAATTCCGTATCCTCGACAAAAAACTTTATACTGAAGACGGGGAGGTCACCCCGACCATGAAGGTCAAACGCAAGTTCATCAATGCGCAATACGCCGACCTGATAGAGTCGATGTACAAAGGGGATTAGGGGCAGGGGAGACTGTCCCGAGAAATACCCCCTGCGGGGGAGGGCTATGGTGGAGGGCAATTTAAACCCGCTCACCGATGAATATGTCTGCAATTATCTATTATGTTTATAAATTATAAGGAGTTCACATGGCTGATGTTCTCTTGAAGGAAAGGACCGAGGAAGGAATCCTTACCCTCACGCTCAATCGCCCCGAGGCGATGAACTGCTTCAATTTTGAACTCCTGGCGGAGCTTGCCGAGACAATCCGCGAGGCAAATTTTGATCTCGCGCTTAGGTGCATAATCATAACCGGCGCGGCGGGAGACGATCCTAAAAAGTCCTCTTTTTCGACCGGCGCCGACCTGAAGGAGCGCCGCACCCTGAGCGATGATCAGGTGCGCCGTTTTATTTTCACGATCCGCAACACCTTTACCGCGGTGGAACAGGTGCGTGTGCCGGTGATCGCGGCAATAAACGGCTATGCCTTCGGCGGCGGCATGGAAATTGCCCTTGCCTCCGATATCAGGATTGCCTCCGAAAACGCAATCATGGGGCTTACCGAGACCAGCCTCGGCATCATTCCGGGCGGCGGCGGCACCCAGCGGCTGCCGAGAATCGTCGGGCTTGCCAAGGCAAAAGAGCTGATCTTTACCGCCCGCAGGCTCGACGCCCAGACTGCCCTTAAGATCGGTCTGGTCAACCGCGTTGTCGAACCGGCGGAGCTGCTGACGGCGGCGCGGGAGATAGCCCTGGAGATAGCCAAAAACGGTCCTATCGGGGTTGCCCAGGCGAAGTTTGCGCTGAATTTCGGGACAGAGGCATCCCTTGGCGTTGCGCTTTCCCTCGAATCAAAGGCCTATGATGTGACCATCCCCACCAAAGACCGCCTGGAGGCCCTCGCCGCCTTCGCCGAAAAAAGGAAACCGGTATTCCGGGGCGAGTAACTAAAAGCGACTAAAGTCGTGCCCCTGCGGCGTTAGTTGTAAATCTCCAAGAGTACTGGTCAGCGGCCCCCGAGGTCCTTCTCCAACTGCCTGACGACATCTCCGATGAAATCGTGAAATCCCCAGCCGATGCCGTCGGTCATCCGTTCCACCCTCGTCAAGCGATCACGAAGCTGTGGATACATCTCCCGCGCCTCAGCGTGCAGCAGATCGGCAAGCTCCTCCAGTGCAGACTCCACGCTGTCGTAAAACCGTTCGTCGATATCCCCATACTCGCGGGTGAATCTGGCGCCGTTTTCCACATAAGTCATCAGCAGTTCCACCGTACCGGCAAGGTTGCACGTGGCCTTGCGGTAATCGCTGATTGCCTTGCGCGCCTCGCGCAGCTTCAGTTTTCCGAAGCCTCGTGCGGGAAAGAACTGCGCCACAATCTTGGCCCGATACTTTTCCAGAGCCTTGCCGCCGCTTTCCCCGGCCTGACAACGGGCCTGGATAAAGTCGCGGTTCCCGGCGGCCGTTTCATAAAGGTCTTTCACCAGGGCGAGCAGCGCAG harbors:
- a CDS encoding ABC transporter ATP-binding protein, whose amino-acid sequence is MLKVNNIETWYDLIRALHGISFEIKQGDIVALLGSNGAGKTTTLKTIMRLLYDLKEEQPEKGTIEFLGERIDRKNTDEIVRMGISYVPEGREVFPELSVIENIRMGAYTRRDRKEINDDIERIFEYFPILKKRHDQEAGHLSGGEQQMLAIGRALMSRPKLLMLDEPSLGLSPLLTQEIFTIIADINKQDGVTILLVEQNVNMALKYSNFAFLMENGRIVRADKPEVLREDEDVKEFYLGIAKEVSVKGYKRYRRKVRFR
- a CDS encoding branched-chain amino acid ABC transporter permease, which codes for MKRDYYEDVQLFKSGVVLFWTSALLILLFTFPLYAPNYYIYLLNIIMVHMILAVGLNILAGSTGQISLGHAGFFAIGAYGTAMLMSTFHIPFLLAIVIAAFVAAFFGFILGLPALRLEGPYLAIASLGFGLTIMHIIGAMEIFGGRMGMKTPPLDLGIEQIGLSLPVTNDLQKYYLILVIAIIMVVGAVNILKTRVGRSFVAIRDSDIAAEVIGVNLTIYKTLAFAVSAFYAGIAGGLFGFILGFFDPFTFNMILSIMFLVMVVVGGLGTVSGSIMGATLITYLQYDLFKNIAEVPYFGKFMLYISDKWFTTVGLENFSSMAIGLIMIGIIIFEPLGMFGVWIRFKKYWMTWPF
- a CDS encoding branched-chain amino acid ABC transporter permease, with the protein product MPFGQLFVEGLAIGACYGLFATAVVIIYKTSEVVNFAQGEMAMFSTFVAFHILNFYGYPFWMAFLITMLFSIVMGVLIEFLFLRPAKHPTILGMIVITLGAEMFLMGLASWKWGAEQQFFSLPVNPSVTYEPVKGMIINNWAIAILAVTAFIMLFLFVFFKYTRLGTAMRATQQNKNAAKIMGIRTERMFSFAWGFSSLIGAIAGMFFASRATLDPAFMMEPFLRAFAAAVLGGLMSIPGVIIGGGLMGLIENYFGYFWPEWKPIIAFIVIVLVLCVRPSGLFAKHYIKKV
- a CDS encoding AMP-binding protein, whose product is MLIDTLPKALINMTGLQPERVALRYKDLGIWKDVHWSEYLQKVKYVALGLHELGVRKGDHVSIIGENKPEWLYCAFGAMSAGATFVGVYTTNPVKECEYVVGHSESVIYLCEDEEQLDKALTFRQNTPALKKMIVWDTEGLRDFHDPMVMSFDDLLALGEKIDKKMPKLFDELVALGKGEDIAGIIYTSGTTGPPKGAMLSHEGYLWVGQKATIVTQGSPDDETISFLPLNHVYEQIFDMMVHMTVGHTVNFTENTDTVMADMKDVSPTLFHAVPRIWEKYYSGIVLKMKDATPFKKLVYKTSIMIGERYNNQKLSGSPVSLWLAIVYQIAYFVTFRKLKERLGFDRVKIGFSGAAPISASILKYFQSIGIPIREGYGMTETTGITHMSEEKNFKIGTVGRALPETEVIIAEDGEILVRHKGIFKGYYRDEETTREALQDGWMHTGDVGVIDEDGFLKITDRKKDLIITAGGKNIAPQFIENLLKFSPYINDAVIIGDKRKFVSAIIVIDEENVVKYAQDMKVQFTTFASLTQTAEVINLIQEEINKVNDQVARVENIRKFRILDKKLYTEDGEVTPTMKVKRKFINAQYADLIESMYKGD
- the tgt gene encoding tRNA guanosine(34) transglycosylase Tgt, producing MIFETITTDPGCGARLGKISTPRGEIRTPAFMPVGTQGTVKGLLPEQVRALGADIILGNTYHLYLRPGHELIATLGGLHKFMNWQGPILTDSGGFQVYSLGALRKTNDDGAVFQSHIDGSKHFLSPEKAVEIQEALGSDIMMCLDECIAYPADRKKAEEALRRTAQWAKRCREAKKNPKQALFGIVQGGFYPDLRRQAVDDMRNIGFDGYAIGGLSVGEPKELMLETLAATTPLLPPEAPRYLMGVGTPEDLVEGVSQGIDMFDCVMPTRSARNGLLFTNEGKVVIRNARYREDSSPIESGCDCYTCQNYSRAYLRHLYAAGEILAMVLNTIHNLRYYLRLMENMRAAIKDGSFVEFRRVFLATRSIDEAIGSESNIN
- a CDS encoding enoyl-CoA hydratase/isomerase family protein, which translates into the protein MADVLLKERTEEGILTLTLNRPEAMNCFNFELLAELAETIREANFDLALRCIIITGAAGDDPKKSSFSTGADLKERRTLSDDQVRRFIFTIRNTFTAVEQVRVPVIAAINGYAFGGGMEIALASDIRIASENAIMGLTETSLGIIPGGGGTQRLPRIVGLAKAKELIFTARRLDAQTALKIGLVNRVVEPAELLTAAREIALEIAKNGPIGVAQAKFALNFGTEASLGVALSLESKAYDVTIPTKDRLEALAAFAEKRKPVFRGE
- a CDS encoding ABC transporter ATP-binding protein produces the protein MDHFKVENLSISFGGLKAVNDISFSVEKNSIFSIIGPNGSGKTTIFNMISGIYKPSHGSIICNGENLVGFSPDHIARKGVARTFQNIELFGKATVMDNLMLGRHLHMKTGVFAGAFLWGRGSFAAKEEIANRKIVEKIIDFLDLQSVRNSYVGNLPYGKRKLVELGRALALEPQVLLLDEPSAGMNTEEKEDLNIWIKDIQADYDVTILLIEHDMKMIMGISDRILAVNQGQKIVEGTAAVVQSHPEVIKAYLGEEH
- a CDS encoding ABC transporter substrate-binding protein, with amino-acid sequence MGSKKFFVTMVALVALLSLTALSSAANPPGFDDNEIRIGQWGPQTGPAAPWGSVARGSKLLFDIVNEEGGINGRKIKYFIRDDMYNPAQTSAVVKELVERQGVFAFVGGVGAACGMAVKDYLSKNKIVWVGPSAADDNFIEPLDPYLFAVYPLYNDEGSILAKYIVEKLKSTKIAMLYQNDAYGKDGLEGAKKRLATYKMQFVAEIPVEPTEKDLGSQILRLKNSGAETVMMFVGPTTAVIALKTSANVGFKPQWVSSNTLSDYPLMFKITGGLWEGVITGAFGEIPSSTTNKYMVKYREAAKRFAPQERWGTFYLAGLLFADPIVDALKRAGRNLSTESLLKALNSVKGHQTIGPPVTWTEKQHQGTDSVMIQKCGPNGSYIDLQGWTKNDLATWNK
- the queA gene encoding tRNA preQ1(34) S-adenosylmethionine ribosyltransferase-isomerase QueA produces the protein MKLEEFSYDLPEELIAQQPAAVRDQSRMMVVNRTTKEIEFREFRNLPDYFGAGDALAINDSRVFPARLTGRKETGALIEILLLAKDKSEGKKEVWKAMLRPAKRVAPAMTFFLTEGCSARILQRLSEKQWLMEFTTDMPFDDFLLCCGRAPLPPYIKRKRGGTRSQEDLERYQTIYAKEPGSVAAPTAGLHFTSEVIAALNRREVKIAPITLHVGYGTFVPIEAENVEDHVMEEEYFSISAETAAMINGAKRVIAVGTTSTRVLESTADKNGRVKPLNGSTLLYIYPGYKFRRVDALLTNFHLPKSSLFLLACAFAGRELILEAYRLAVENRFRFYSYGDCMLII